The following proteins come from a genomic window of Thalassoglobus sp. JC818:
- a CDS encoding efflux RND transporter periplasmic adaptor subunit: MSRFTFLRAGVRAIVSSVVLTCLFAAGAASGLWFYPQVFPTATDLHDDDDHHELDHVESEDHDGHEEEDHVALSKQAFENLSLRLGHPETGDYWKSILVPGKVVEIPGRSDLAVSAPVAGVIESVSVIPGENVPMESPLFEIRLTDEALLAAQAKYLETLTQVEVAQQEIERLAPLFDSGAVSGAKKRELEYAVKQLVAKQATSLQELRGRGMPEDQIERLQRDRTLASTLSVFAPKFVRESQDTQCTATGYSIENLLVHPGKSITRGESLCTVAYHEKLYVEGTAFEVDLPVLKRIAHERWMIAAETAVDSHGASDTTPLQLELLRVDNHVDEASQTVRFFMELPNEVTQNLVDEGHQFEQWRFRPGQRLHLRLPVERWENQIILPIDAAVIDGPNVFVFAEHHHDEDHDEAEQATDEHSADHDDDHEHEVFIELEPVPVRLLHRDDKDVVIAHDGQLHDDERIALNHAYKLYLAMKMQAGGGGGHHHHHDH; encoded by the coding sequence ATGTCTCGTTTTACATTTCTGCGTGCAGGCGTGCGCGCGATTGTTTCGTCTGTCGTTCTTACTTGCCTCTTTGCAGCGGGCGCTGCTTCCGGACTGTGGTTCTATCCGCAAGTTTTTCCGACAGCTACCGACTTACACGACGACGATGATCACCACGAGTTGGATCATGTTGAAAGCGAGGACCACGACGGTCATGAAGAGGAAGATCATGTCGCTCTCTCCAAGCAAGCATTTGAGAACTTGAGTCTTCGACTAGGTCATCCAGAGACCGGGGACTACTGGAAGTCGATTCTGGTGCCGGGAAAAGTCGTTGAGATTCCTGGTCGAAGTGATCTGGCGGTCTCGGCTCCAGTGGCTGGCGTGATTGAATCCGTCAGCGTGATTCCCGGAGAAAATGTTCCGATGGAATCGCCACTGTTTGAAATTCGTCTGACCGACGAAGCTTTGTTGGCAGCGCAGGCCAAGTACCTCGAAACACTTACACAGGTCGAAGTCGCTCAGCAGGAAATCGAGCGGCTCGCTCCATTGTTCGATTCCGGTGCAGTCTCAGGAGCGAAGAAGCGAGAACTGGAATACGCGGTCAAACAGCTTGTCGCCAAGCAGGCAACATCGCTGCAAGAGTTGCGCGGACGTGGCATGCCGGAAGACCAAATCGAAAGACTGCAGCGCGACCGGACGTTGGCTTCAACGCTTTCCGTCTTTGCACCAAAGTTCGTTCGCGAATCACAAGACACGCAATGCACGGCGACCGGCTATTCGATTGAGAACCTGCTTGTTCACCCCGGCAAGTCGATCACAAGAGGCGAGTCACTTTGCACAGTTGCCTACCACGAGAAACTATATGTTGAAGGAACTGCGTTCGAAGTTGATCTTCCGGTGCTGAAACGAATTGCCCACGAAAGATGGATGATTGCAGCTGAAACCGCTGTTGATTCTCACGGAGCATCAGACACGACGCCGCTGCAGCTGGAATTGTTACGTGTGGACAACCATGTTGATGAAGCATCGCAAACAGTCCGATTCTTCATGGAGCTTCCCAACGAAGTCACGCAGAATTTGGTCGACGAAGGACATCAATTCGAGCAATGGAGATTTCGCCCGGGACAGCGTTTGCACCTGCGACTGCCTGTCGAGCGTTGGGAAAATCAGATCATCCTGCCCATCGATGCGGCCGTGATCGACGGTCCGAACGTCTTCGTCTTCGCGGAACATCATCACGATGAAGATCATGATGAGGCCGAACAAGCCACTGATGAACATTCTGCTGACCACGACGACGACCATGAACATGAAGTCTTCATCGAACTTGAGCCAGTACCTGTTCGACTGCTCCACCGAGACGACAAAGACGTAGTGATCGCGCACGATGGGCAACTGCACGATGACGAACGGATTGCCTTGAACCATGCCTACAAGCTGTATCTCGCGATGAAAATGCAAGCGGGCGGCGGTGGCGGACATCATCATCACCACGATCACTAA